AGGCGGGAGCCGGGCAGCCCGAGCACGGGCAGCGCGGCGTCGGCCAGGAGCACTCCGTCGACCACGGCAGCGGCCTGTGCCTCGTCGTGCACGACCCGGTTGTAGAGCGCGCCGTGCGGTTTGACGTACGCCACGCGCGTGCCCGCCGCCCGGGCGAACACCTCCAGGGCGCCGATCTGATAAGCGACCTCGGCAGCCAGTTCGGCGGACGGTACGTCCATCGCGCGCCGCCCGAACCCCGCCAGGTCCCGGTAGGAGACCTGCGCGCCGATCGTCACGCCCCGCTCGGCCGCCAGGTCGCACACCCGCCGCATGGTGGCCGGGTCTCCGGCGTGGAAGCCGCAGGCCACGTTGGCGCTGCTCACGACGGACAGCAGCTGCTCGTCGTCGGTCAGCCGCCAGCGGCCGAAGCCCTCGCCGAGGTCGGCGTTCAGATCGATCGCGGTCGTCGTCGCGGTCATGGTTCCTTCGTATCTCCTTCTCAGGCCACGCGGTACTGCTCGTCGCGGGCGTCGGTGAGGAACATCTGTCCCGGGGCGTGGGTGAGGGCGAACGGCGGCCGTGAGGCCATCACCGCAGCCTGCGGGGTCACCCCACAGGCCCAGAACACCGGGATGTCGTCCGCGGCGGCGTCCACCGGATCGCCGAAGTCGGGCCGGCCGAGGTCGCCGATGCCCAGTCCCGACGGATCGCCGCAGTGCACGGGGCTGCCGTGCACCGCCGGGAGCAGGCTGGTCTCCCGGATGGCCGCCGCGAGGTGCTGCGGCGGCACCGGACGCATGGACACCACCATGGGGCCGTGCAGCCGCCCCGCGGGCCT
This Streptomyces sp. NBC_00377 DNA region includes the following protein-coding sequences:
- a CDS encoding LamB/YcsF family protein, with the translated sequence MTATTTAIDLNADLGEGFGRWRLTDDEQLLSVVSSANVACGFHAGDPATMRRVCDLAAERGVTIGAQVSYRDLAGFGRRAMDVPSAELAAEVAYQIGALEVFARAAGTRVAYVKPHGALYNRVVHDEAQAAAVVDGVLLADAALPVLGLPGSRLLELALGAGLPAVPEAFADRAYTEEGTLVPRGQAGAVVTDPDAVVARSLSLARLGQVTSLGGSTIDVRARSLCLHGDTPGAVELARRVRRGLEESGVRVEAFV